A window of the Streptomyces sp. JB150 genome harbors these coding sequences:
- a CDS encoding ATP-binding protein: protein MRHRTGTGRFPVQANGASTPWRGAKEVSGVALVVAQEVPTSSSMAVPHGPAGVGEARHRMRDQLRRGGVAEPVIDDAVLILSELLSNACKHGRPLGNALAGDGDVRAAWRVDPCGRLVVEVTDGGGPTRPAPATPSVTAHGGRGLNIITALADDWGVRDDIRGEVTVWVVVHADVHDPDAGRRRDDFATRVTAPAVAAMPDLDFADAFDDLD, encoded by the coding sequence GTGCGTCACCGGACGGGAACCGGCCGGTTTCCAGTACAGGCCAATGGGGCATCCACACCGTGGCGTGGGGCGAAGGAGGTCTCGGGGGTGGCGTTGGTGGTGGCACAGGAAGTGCCCACGTCGTCGAGCATGGCCGTACCCCATGGCCCTGCGGGCGTGGGTGAGGCGAGGCACCGGATGCGCGATCAGCTGCGCAGAGGTGGCGTGGCCGAACCGGTCATCGACGATGCCGTACTGATCCTTTCCGAACTGCTGAGCAACGCGTGCAAACACGGCCGCCCCCTGGGCAACGCGCTCGCCGGGGACGGTGACGTACGGGCCGCCTGGCGGGTCGACCCCTGCGGCCGGCTGGTCGTCGAGGTGACGGACGGCGGCGGCCCGACCCGCCCCGCCCCGGCCACCCCGTCGGTCACGGCCCACGGAGGCCGCGGGCTCAACATCATTACCGCCCTGGCCGACGACTGGGGGGTCCGGGACGACATCCGCGGCGAGGTCACCGTATGGGTCGTGGTCCACGCGGATGTCCATGATCCCGATGCCGGGCGGCGCCGCGACGATTTCGCTACGCGCGTCACCGCCCCCGCGGTGGCCGCCATGCCGGACCTGGACTTCGCGGACGCCTTCGACGACCTGGACTGA
- a CDS encoding trypsin-like peptidase domain-containing protein, translated as MSTENEGTAVPPAPSAPPVPVDTPAASPQADTAMPSGPPAPPEQPSAHAPSPTTAEGGVPHAGGSAYGAPAGSGPAPDSGWPPPPPPGGPAQGPATAVYGADGPGGAGPGAPWGAAYQQPSAPAPKRGRGGLVAAVLVAALVAGGLGGGLGYTLARNDDSSGSTTVSSADSGGDFKRDPGTVAAVAAQALPSTVTIEAESSSGEGGTGTGFVFDTQGHIVTNNHVVADAVDGGRLTATFPSGKKYDAEVVGNAQGYDVAVIKLKSAPSGLKPLTLGNSDKVAVGDATIAIGAPFGLSNTVTTGIISAKNRPVASSDGTGSQASYMSALQTDASINPGNSGGPLLDAKGNVIGINSAIQSAGNGFGGTSQSGSIGLGFAIPINQAKYVAQELIRTGKPVYAKIGASVSLEDTTDGAKITDTGAGGSEPVEQGGPADKAGLQPGDVITKLDDTVIDSGPTLIGEIWTHKPGDRVTITYERDGKTRTVELTLGSRVGDS; from the coding sequence GTGAGCACCGAGAACGAGGGCACTGCGGTACCCCCGGCCCCGTCCGCACCTCCCGTGCCGGTGGACACCCCCGCAGCCTCCCCCCAGGCGGACACGGCCATGCCCTCCGGCCCGCCCGCGCCACCCGAACAGCCCTCGGCGCACGCCCCCTCCCCCACCACTGCGGAGGGTGGCGTTCCGCACGCGGGCGGCTCCGCGTACGGCGCGCCCGCCGGCTCCGGACCGGCCCCCGACAGCGGCTGGCCGCCTCCGCCCCCGCCGGGCGGCCCCGCTCAGGGCCCGGCCACTGCGGTGTACGGCGCCGACGGCCCCGGCGGTGCCGGTCCGGGCGCCCCGTGGGGAGCGGCGTACCAGCAGCCCTCGGCACCCGCGCCGAAGCGCGGCCGCGGCGGCCTGGTCGCCGCGGTCCTCGTGGCCGCGCTGGTCGCGGGCGGCCTGGGCGGCGGCCTCGGCTACACGCTGGCCAGGAACGACGACAGCTCCGGCTCCACGACCGTCTCCTCCGCCGACAGCGGCGGCGACTTCAAGCGCGACCCGGGCACGGTCGCGGCCGTGGCCGCCCAGGCGCTGCCCAGCACGGTCACCATCGAGGCGGAGAGCAGCAGCGGCGAGGGGGGCACCGGCACCGGTTTCGTCTTCGACACCCAGGGCCACATCGTCACCAACAACCACGTCGTCGCGGACGCGGTCGACGGCGGCAGGCTGACCGCCACCTTCCCGAGCGGCAAGAAGTACGACGCCGAGGTCGTCGGCAACGCGCAGGGCTACGACGTGGCGGTGATCAAACTCAAGAGCGCCCCCTCGGGCCTGAAGCCGCTCACCCTCGGCAACTCCGACAAGGTGGCCGTCGGCGACGCCACGATCGCCATCGGCGCCCCCTTCGGCCTGTCCAACACGGTGACCACCGGCATCATCAGCGCCAAGAACCGCCCGGTGGCCTCCAGCGACGGCACCGGCAGCCAGGCCTCCTACATGAGCGCCCTGCAGACCGACGCCTCCATCAACCCCGGCAACTCCGGCGGCCCGCTGCTGGACGCCAAGGGCAATGTCATCGGCATCAACTCCGCGATCCAGTCCGCGGGCAACGGCTTCGGCGGCACCAGCCAGTCCGGTTCGATCGGCCTCGGCTTCGCCATCCCGATCAACCAGGCTAAGTACGTCGCCCAGGAGCTGATCCGCACCGGCAAGCCCGTCTACGCCAAGATCGGCGCCTCCGTCTCCCTGGAGGACACCACCGACGGCGCCAAGATCACCGACACCGGCGCCGGCGGCTCCGAGCCGGTCGAGCAGGGCGGCCCCGCAGACAAGGCGGGCCTGCAGCCGGGCGACGTCATCACCAAGCTGGACGACACGGTGATCGACAGCGGTCCCACCCTGATCGGCGAGATCTGGACCCACAAGCCGGGCGACCGGGTCACCATCACCTACGAGCGCGACGGCAAGACCCGCACCGTCGAACTGACCCTGGGATCACGCGTGGGCGACAGCTGA
- a CDS encoding glycerophosphodiester phosphodiesterase produces MTPARQHRIQVVAHRGASEEAPEHTLAAYRKAIEDGADALECDVRLTADGHLVCVHDRRVNRTSNGRGAVSALELADLAALDFGSWKKTPAGRARDEDPDWEHRPEDPAETSVLTLERLLELVADAGRRVELAIETKHPTRWAGQVEERLLVLLKRFGLDAPVTPEDSPVRVMSFSARSLHRVQAASPTLPTVYLMQFASPRLRDGRLPAGVRIAGPSIRIVRNHPAHVERLRQAGHQVHVWTVNEPDDIDLCVELGVDAIITNRPRAVLHRLGR; encoded by the coding sequence GTGACCCCTGCACGGCAGCACCGGATTCAAGTCGTCGCCCACCGCGGGGCCTCCGAGGAGGCTCCCGAGCACACCCTGGCCGCGTACAGGAAGGCGATCGAGGACGGGGCCGACGCCCTCGAATGCGATGTCCGGCTGACCGCGGACGGCCACCTCGTCTGTGTGCACGACCGCCGGGTCAACCGTACGTCGAACGGCCGCGGAGCCGTCTCCGCCCTGGAGCTCGCCGATCTCGCCGCGCTGGACTTCGGCTCCTGGAAGAAGACCCCCGCGGGACGCGCGCGGGACGAGGACCCGGACTGGGAGCACCGCCCCGAGGACCCCGCCGAGACCTCCGTGCTGACCCTGGAGCGGCTGCTGGAGCTGGTCGCCGACGCCGGGCGCCGCGTGGAGCTGGCCATCGAGACCAAGCACCCCACGCGGTGGGCCGGTCAGGTCGAGGAGCGGCTGCTGGTGCTCCTGAAGCGCTTCGGCCTGGACGCCCCGGTGACCCCGGAGGACTCGCCGGTGCGCGTGATGAGCTTCTCGGCGCGCTCGTTGCACCGCGTGCAGGCCGCCTCCCCGACGCTGCCGACCGTCTATCTGATGCAGTTCGCCTCGCCCCGGCTGCGCGACGGGCGGCTGCCCGCGGGGGTCCGGATCGCCGGCCCCTCGATCCGGATCGTCCGCAACCATCCGGCCCACGTCGAGCGGCTGCGGCAGGCCGGGCACCAGGTGCACGTCTGGACCGTGAACGAGCCGGACGACATCGACCTCTGCGTCGAGCTGGGGGTGGACGCGATCATCACCAACCGTCCCCGCGCGGTGCTGCACCGGCTCGGCCGCTGA